The sequence ATTTTAAAATCAAAATTCTATTTGAAAACAGAAGAACTAATAAATCAATGCATTAAAAACAACCGGACAGCTCAGAACGAACTGTTCCAGCAGTACAAAGACACCCTTTTTTTTACCTCTTTAAAGTATTGTAGAAATCAAGCCGACGCAGAAGACAACTTGCATGACACCTTCATAACTATATTTCAAAAAATAAAAACCTTTAAACACAAAGGTTCTTTTGAAGGCTGGATGAAACGAATTACTATATTTAAAGCCATAGATAAATACAAAGCACAAAAACCTGTGCCTATTGAAATAAACAACGACATTCTTGAAGAAACTGTTGA comes from Aequorivita sublithincola DSM 14238 and encodes:
- a CDS encoding RNA polymerase sigma factor — protein: MKTEELINQCIKNNRTAQNELFQQYKDTLFFTSLKYCRNQADAEDNLHDTFITIFQKIKTFKHKGSFEGWMKRITIFKAIDKYKAQKPVPIEINNDILEETVETDEETDISIDQLLKLIQELPDQYRLVFNLFQMDGFTHKEIAELMNISEGTSKSNYHRAKLILRDKVEAINNPKYSKIN